In Hallerella succinigenes, the following are encoded in one genomic region:
- a CDS encoding ABC transporter, producing the protein MDQNISLRGAHLRNLRNLNADFPLGKITVVCGPSGCGKSTLVMDVLHGESRRRYLETLSPFALKILGGRTSIPLDNAEGLRPSIAIAASRGDAPSKSSPLSLSECEFPLRILWAALARPACPVCGKPMQCDSRESIIVKICNLPQGSRLQFLAPIDVLDLTLDALSATLLSQGYARVLADGKSLSLGDLTPAERKSKPKELFVILDRVIIREGVRTRIAEAVDATLRFSHTKVILDNGGTRTTFSTIPFCEEHNTTAAPLEPGNFTPHSPKFRCPSCNGDGEIYSETEDRDPDVCPECHGLRLKKEILASTVGETSWQDILESSFATLDTLLPKLFNGRLPEHLKSTADMLYARIHAVNKVGLGYLGAGRIGSTLSGGELGRLRLSPLATGHLDGMCVCLDEPASGLYKTDVEKLWEIFEEIRDRGNTLVLIEHNPILIEKADKVIEMGPGAGELGGEILFQGTPQELMAKKDSPTGAWLRDILKAKKAEKKPAIPDAEHITVQKFAKYDMQPVSAKFPVGHFSVISGESGSGKSTVLFENIQPRFAKGDFKKLGIQNISLLSTRGFFRNRRSSIASAIGIAPLLRELFAGLPESKVKGFTASKFSTTIPGGRCETCKGEGILRDPSGYEESECPVCQGKRFRDEILEIRFKTLSYADVLDLTVERASAIFGFAHKFSDRLQPLVRTGLGYLRLGQPTTHLSGGEAARLKLSLALSRAKFPNTLFLFDEPARGLHKNDIDRMIALIQELCKNGHTVIAIEHQEDFIRAAEYTCLLERKSK; encoded by the coding sequence ATGGACCAGAACATTTCCCTTCGCGGCGCACACCTTCGAAACCTCCGCAACCTGAACGCGGATTTTCCACTCGGGAAAATTACTGTCGTCTGCGGTCCTTCGGGCTGCGGAAAGTCCACGCTCGTCATGGACGTTCTGCATGGAGAAAGCCGCAGGCGTTACCTGGAAACGCTCAGCCCCTTCGCATTAAAAATTTTAGGCGGCAGAACGAGCATTCCCTTGGACAATGCAGAAGGCTTGCGCCCGAGCATCGCCATTGCCGCTTCCCGTGGGGACGCTCCTTCCAAATCGAGTCCGCTTTCCCTTTCGGAATGTGAATTTCCCCTGCGCATTTTATGGGCGGCTCTCGCCCGCCCCGCATGCCCTGTCTGCGGAAAGCCGATGCAGTGCGATTCCCGTGAAAGCATCATCGTCAAAATCTGTAACCTCCCCCAGGGAAGCCGTCTGCAGTTCCTCGCCCCGATCGACGTTCTAGATTTGACGCTCGATGCGCTGTCGGCAACGCTCCTTTCCCAAGGCTATGCACGCGTCCTTGCGGACGGCAAGAGTCTTTCCCTCGGCGACTTGACCCCCGCAGAACGCAAGTCAAAGCCCAAGGAACTGTTCGTCATTTTGGACCGCGTCATCATCCGCGAAGGCGTCCGTACCCGCATCGCCGAAGCGGTCGATGCGACGCTCCGTTTTTCGCATACAAAAGTCATATTAGACAACGGCGGAACGCGCACCACCTTTAGCACAATCCCGTTCTGCGAAGAACACAACACGACCGCCGCACCGCTCGAACCAGGCAACTTTACACCACATTCTCCCAAGTTCCGCTGCCCGAGCTGCAACGGCGACGGAGAAATCTACAGCGAAACGGAAGATCGCGACCCGGACGTTTGCCCCGAATGCCACGGCCTGCGCCTCAAAAAAGAAATCCTTGCTTCGACTGTCGGCGAAACTTCCTGGCAAGACATTCTCGAATCCTCCTTTGCGACTCTCGACACGCTCCTTCCCAAGCTCTTTAACGGACGCTTGCCCGAACATTTAAAGAGCACCGCCGACATGCTTTACGCCCGCATCCACGCCGTGAACAAAGTCGGGCTCGGCTACCTCGGCGCGGGCCGTATCGGCAGCACCCTTTCGGGCGGTGAACTCGGACGTTTGCGTCTTTCGCCCCTCGCGACCGGACATCTGGATGGAATGTGCGTTTGCCTCGACGAACCGGCGAGCGGCCTTTACAAGACCGATGTCGAAAAGCTCTGGGAGATTTTTGAAGAAATCCGAGACCGCGGAAACACGCTCGTTTTGATTGAACACAATCCGATTCTGATTGAAAAAGCGGACAAAGTAATTGAAATGGGCCCTGGCGCAGGAGAACTCGGCGGAGAAATTCTTTTCCAGGGTACCCCACAAGAACTGATGGCGAAAAAGGATTCGCCGACAGGCGCTTGGCTCCGCGACATCTTAAAAGCCAAGAAAGCCGAAAAGAAGCCCGCGATTCCCGATGCGGAACACATCACCGTGCAAAAATTCGCCAAGTACGATATGCAACCGGTGAGCGCCAAATTTCCCGTCGGGCATTTTAGCGTGATCTCGGGCGAAAGCGGCAGCGGAAAAAGCACTGTCCTCTTTGAAAATATCCAACCGCGATTTGCTAAGGGCGATTTTAAAAAGCTCGGCATTCAAAATATTTCATTGCTCAGCACCCGTGGATTTTTCCGCAACCGGCGCAGTTCCATCGCGAGCGCCATAGGCATTGCACCGCTCTTGCGCGAGCTGTTTGCGGGACTCCCCGAAAGCAAAGTCAAAGGCTTTACCGCATCCAAATTCAGCACAACAATTCCGGGCGGACGTTGCGAAACCTGCAAGGGCGAAGGAATTCTGCGCGATCCTTCGGGATATGAAGAATCCGAATGCCCGGTCTGCCAAGGCAAACGTTTTCGCGATGAAATTCTAGAAATCCGTTTTAAAACGCTCTCGTATGCGGACGTGCTAGACTTGACCGTGGAACGGGCGTCTGCGATTTTCGGATTTGCGCACAAGTTCTCGGACCGTTTACAGCCTCTTGTGCGCACGGGCCTCGGTTACCTGCGGCTCGGTCAGCCGACAACGCATCTTTCCGGCGGTGAAGCGGCCCGGTTGAAGCTTTCGCTCGCGCTTTCCCGTGCGAAGTTCCCGAACACGCTCTTTTTGTTCGACGAACCGGCCCGCGGCCTGCACAAGAACGACATCGACCGCATGATCGCTCTCATCCAAGAGCTTTGCAAAAACGGTCATACCGTCATTGCAATCGAGCATCAAGAAGATTTCATTCGCGCTGCGGAATACACATGCCTACTCGAGCGGAAATCGAAATAG
- a CDS encoding diacylglycerol/lipid kinase family protein, with translation MYKFSFLVNPISGGGQGKVILNFVPEIMQSMGFEDSEWTAELTSGKRLREQIRETAEKTETLIAVGGDGTMSTMLSVMLESGFAQKVRIGLIPLGTGNDLARVLNLYETFVNKGLLFLVRRLVQARHRPFDIWKVNGQYVLANYFSSGIDARIAHDFNADRASGKISSHSVVANKMHYVDRFFADRKHCLGKAHLKVLDQKGRWIEEDVSGYRTVIVGNIPSFASGANPFDGSDMADGLLEVVPVPNMMSFFGALALGSVPLVGKIYKRSFLKTIHAKEVVLQTSEEEFHQLDGDDLTRRAGSEIHIEYGCRVQMLTLEQGLSFPETN, from the coding sequence ATGTACAAGTTCAGCTTTTTAGTGAATCCGATAAGTGGAGGTGGCCAAGGTAAGGTCATCCTCAACTTTGTACCGGAAATCATGCAGTCCATGGGATTTGAAGATTCCGAATGGACGGCTGAACTGACCAGTGGAAAGCGTTTGCGGGAGCAGATCCGTGAAACGGCGGAAAAGACGGAAACCCTGATCGCGGTAGGCGGTGACGGGACGATGTCGACGATGCTCTCGGTGATGCTCGAATCGGGCTTTGCACAAAAAGTGCGCATAGGTCTGATTCCGCTTGGAACGGGTAACGATCTTGCCCGCGTATTGAACCTTTACGAAACCTTCGTGAACAAGGGCCTTCTCTTTTTGGTGCGCAGGCTTGTGCAGGCAAGGCATCGCCCGTTCGACATTTGGAAGGTAAACGGTCAATATGTGCTCGCGAATTATTTTTCGAGCGGCATCGACGCACGAATCGCACATGATTTTAATGCGGACCGAGCCTCGGGTAAAATTTCGAGTCATTCGGTTGTCGCAAACAAGATGCACTATGTGGATCGCTTTTTTGCGGACCGCAAGCATTGCCTTGGAAAGGCGCATCTCAAAGTTTTGGATCAGAAAGGAAGGTGGATTGAAGAAGATGTTTCCGGCTACCGCACCGTGATAGTCGGAAACATTCCGAGCTTTGCTTCGGGCGCAAATCCCTTTGACGGTAGCGATATGGCGGACGGCCTTTTGGAAGTCGTTCCCGTGCCGAATATGATGTCTTTCTTTGGCGCGCTTGCGCTTGGAAGCGTTCCTTTGGTGGGGAAGATTTACAAACGTTCATTCCTCAAAACGATCCATGCAAAAGAAGTCGTTCTCCAGACTTCGGAAGAGGAATTCCACCAGCTGGACGGTGACGATTTAACGCGTCGTGCTGGCTCGGAAATCCATATTGAATACGGCTGTCGAGTTCAAATGCTCACGCTTGAACAGGGCCTTTCTTTTCCAGAGACGAATTGA
- a CDS encoding UDP-3-O-(3-hydroxymyristoyl)glucosamine N-acyltransferase, which translates to MKQTCVEDLAVFLNGSVEYIQSKDNFKITGFAPVLHAAKYQVSFFTGKALMGELRDSHAGLVLVPQEFAGSPTVGALLRVKNPYAAMVKIIEKFHHPEFSEGFVASSAKVHPSAVVEGSLGEDAVVGPNCVVMRGAEIGDGCVLQANVTVYSNVKVGKDCQFQAGSVVGSRGFGFYFDDAGVRKMVPHVSGVRIGNRCEFGANSVVAAGFLAPTTIGDDCHFDSFVQIGHNCTVGNRVYMASQSGLGGTTVVEDDCEFAGGAQIAGHLSIGKGAVIAAKAGVTKSVPAGAVYAGFPSEPIEKWRKGVVALRRLADGKR; encoded by the coding sequence ATGAAACAGACTTGTGTTGAAGATTTGGCCGTATTTTTGAACGGCTCCGTGGAATATATCCAGTCTAAAGATAATTTTAAAATTACGGGATTTGCCCCGGTGCTGCATGCGGCAAAATATCAGGTTTCTTTCTTTACAGGCAAGGCTTTGATGGGTGAACTTCGTGATTCGCATGCGGGCCTCGTTTTGGTGCCGCAGGAGTTTGCTGGTTCCCCAACGGTCGGCGCGCTTTTACGCGTCAAAAATCCGTATGCGGCGATGGTGAAGATTATCGAAAAATTCCATCATCCGGAATTTTCGGAAGGCTTTGTGGCGAGCTCTGCAAAGGTGCACCCTTCTGCGGTCGTGGAAGGCTCGCTCGGCGAAGATGCGGTCGTTGGCCCGAACTGTGTGGTGATGCGTGGCGCAGAAATCGGCGACGGTTGTGTACTGCAGGCAAATGTGACCGTTTATTCGAATGTGAAAGTGGGCAAGGATTGCCAGTTTCAGGCGGGCTCCGTGGTGGGTTCGCGCGGTTTTGGCTTTTATTTTGATGATGCCGGTGTACGCAAGATGGTGCCTCATGTGAGCGGCGTGCGTATCGGAAATCGTTGTGAATTTGGGGCGAATAGCGTGGTGGCGGCGGGATTTTTGGCCCCGACGACCATCGGAGATGATTGCCATTTTGATTCTTTTGTACAGATAGGTCATAATTGCACGGTCGGAAATCGCGTCTATATGGCTTCGCAGTCTGGACTCGGCGGAACGACCGTGGTGGAAGACGATTGTGAATTTGCTGGCGGTGCGCAGATCGCTGGGCATTTGTCGATCGGCAAGGGCGCGGTCATTGCGGCGAAGGCCGGGGTGACAAAGAGCGTTCCTGCCGGCGCTGTGTATGCGGGATTCCCTTCGGAACCGATCGAAAAATGGCGGAAAGGCGTTGTCGCTCTTCGCCGGCTTGCCGATGGCAAGCGCTAA
- a CDS encoding class I SAM-dependent methyltransferase has protein sequence MNPSTFLTISFYVKFLVTLVFGKNVFLERGFGMGVREQFNLVAKEYDENRRKFIPCFDDYYIASTDFVAKSLDRAPALIFDLGSGTGILSSFWLPHFPASEFVLVDFAEEMLDVAKRRFAGMPNVKYEIADYSEKLPAGSPNLVVSALSIHHLEHAQKKALFKMIFESLSRGGVFVNYDQFSSENAEINRKTEEYWVTQVKSSGLSDKEFCRWMERKKADRECSIRQEIDWMKESGFKIVDCVYSQGKFGVIRAEKESA, from the coding sequence ATGAATCCCTCGACCTTTTTGACAATCTCTTTTTATGTTAAATTTTTAGTGACACTAGTGTTTGGGAAAAACGTTTTTCTTGAGAGAGGATTTGGAATGGGCGTCCGGGAACAGTTTAACTTGGTTGCCAAGGAATACGACGAGAACCGCCGAAAATTCATCCCGTGTTTTGATGATTATTATATCGCGTCGACCGATTTCGTGGCGAAATCCTTGGACAGGGCGCCCGCCTTGATTTTTGACTTGGGAAGTGGAACGGGAATTTTGTCTTCTTTTTGGCTTCCGCATTTTCCTGCATCGGAGTTTGTCCTTGTTGATTTTGCCGAAGAGATGCTGGATGTAGCGAAAAGACGTTTTGCCGGAATGCCGAATGTGAAATACGAAATTGCGGATTACTCGGAAAAACTGCCGGCGGGTTCGCCCAACTTGGTCGTTTCGGCGCTATCCATTCACCATTTGGAACACGCTCAAAAAAAGGCACTTTTCAAAATGATTTTTGAATCCCTTTCCCGGGGAGGCGTTTTTGTCAATTACGACCAGTTCTCTTCGGAAAACGCCGAAATCAATAGAAAGACGGAAGAATACTGGGTGACGCAAGTCAAGTCCTCCGGATTGTCCGACAAGGAATTTTGCCGTTGGATGGAACGCAAAAAGGCGGACAGGGAATGCTCCATTCGTCAGGAAATCGACTGGATGAAAGAGAGCGGTTTTAAAATCGTGGACTGCGTTTATTCCCAAGGGAAATTCGGCGTCATCCGTGCGGAAAAAGAAAGCGCGTAA
- a CDS encoding GNAT family N-acetyltransferase, with protein sequence MHIRQYNEADLAAMIRIWNEIVEEGIAFPQEEPLTPETGKQFFAAQTYCAVAEEKGKVFGLYILHPNNVGRCGHISNASYAVSSESRGKHIGEMLVKDCLEQAKKHGFGVLQFNAVVESNTHARHLYERLGFVQLGTIPKGFRMKDGHYENICPYYHEL encoded by the coding sequence ATGCATATTAGACAATACAATGAAGCCGACCTTGCGGCAATGATCCGCATCTGGAACGAAATCGTCGAAGAAGGCATCGCCTTTCCGCAAGAGGAGCCGCTCACGCCCGAAACAGGCAAGCAATTCTTTGCGGCACAGACCTACTGCGCTGTTGCCGAAGAAAAAGGCAAAGTTTTCGGCCTGTACATTCTGCACCCGAACAACGTGGGCCGTTGCGGTCACATTTCTAATGCAAGCTATGCGGTTTCTTCAGAATCCAGAGGCAAGCATATCGGCGAAATGCTCGTGAAGGACTGCCTTGAACAGGCTAAAAAGCACGGATTTGGAGTCTTGCAGTTCAATGCCGTTGTCGAAAGCAACACTCATGCGCGCCACCTGTACGAACGTCTCGGATTTGTCCAGCTCGGCACCATCCCTAAAGGGTTTCGAATGAAAGACGGCCATTACGAAAACATCTGCCCATACTACCACGAATTGTAA
- a CDS encoding IS4 family transposase → MAKSTFFTGQPVFAQLCKYLDRDEILRISTESGGERYRKSFDAWTHLLSMLYAVVMRFDSLREIEASALTFVSRMPHLQMGCVPKRSTLGDANAKRSESIFGDTYFSLLRAHRSRLLPDSRLNGLPGWLGRLKIIDSTTVTLFSNLVFRGVGRDPKIGKKKGGIKVHTVISANEGVPGDIKFTSAATHDSFMLKPCDFDDGDVLAMDRAYIDYEKLEDLTQHGVTYVTKMKRNLTYETVSESVLLDDGRYRNRSVRDVVFHKGATTHRARIISYTETKTSRRGSKEQEVQLLTNSHDLGVDEVIAIYQRRWQIESLFKQLKQNFPLRYFSGVSENAIKTQIWVTLIANLLLTLVQRSLERRWSFSGLATMMRIILMLYIDMFDFFEHPTRDWERMLQHPPCPS, encoded by the coding sequence ATGGCCAAAAGTACATTTTTTACCGGACAGCCGGTCTTCGCGCAACTCTGCAAGTATCTCGACAGGGACGAAATCCTCAGAATCAGCACGGAATCCGGCGGAGAACGCTACAGGAAGTCCTTCGACGCATGGACTCACCTGCTTTCGATGCTCTATGCGGTCGTGATGCGGTTCGATTCCCTGCGGGAGATAGAGGCGTCTGCGCTGACATTCGTGAGCAGAATGCCGCACCTGCAGATGGGCTGCGTGCCCAAGCGGAGTACGCTGGGGGACGCCAACGCGAAGAGAAGCGAGTCCATCTTCGGGGACACCTATTTCAGCCTGCTAAGGGCGCACAGAAGCCGACTTTTACCGGACAGCCGCCTCAACGGGCTGCCCGGATGGCTGGGACGGCTCAAAATCATCGATTCCACAACGGTGACGCTGTTCTCCAACCTGGTTTTCAGGGGTGTCGGCAGGGACCCGAAAATTGGAAAGAAGAAAGGCGGCATAAAGGTCCATACAGTCATCAGCGCGAACGAGGGGGTTCCCGGCGACATCAAGTTTACTTCCGCGGCCACCCACGACAGCTTCATGCTCAAGCCATGCGACTTTGACGACGGCGACGTGCTCGCCATGGACCGCGCCTACATCGACTATGAAAAGCTGGAGGATCTGACGCAGCATGGCGTTACCTACGTGACCAAGATGAAAAGAAACCTGACCTACGAGACGGTCTCGGAGAGCGTCCTGCTCGACGATGGCAGGTACCGGAACAGGTCGGTCAGGGACGTCGTGTTCCACAAGGGCGCTACAACGCATAGGGCCCGGATTATCTCGTACACCGAGACCAAGACTTCGAGGAGAGGGAGCAAGGAGCAGGAGGTCCAGCTGCTGACAAACAGCCACGATCTCGGCGTGGATGAAGTTATCGCCATCTATCAAAGGCGCTGGCAGATCGAATCGCTTTTCAAGCAACTTAAGCAGAACTTTCCCCTGCGCTACTTCTCTGGGGTGAGCGAGAACGCCATCAAGACCCAGATCTGGGTAACCCTCATCGCGAACCTTCTCCTGACCCTTGTGCAGCGCAGCCTTGAACGGCGCTGGAGCTTTTCCGGACTTGCGACAATGATGCGAATAATCCTGATGCTCTACATTGACATGTTTGACTTTTTTGAACATCCCACAAGGGACTGGGAACGCATGCTGCAGCATCCACCTTGCCCATCGTAG
- a CDS encoding IS4 family transposase yields MFNDLFVFSRLVSFLDRSKFNRIVQKYSGDRYVKHFTCWNQLLALMFGQLSNCDELRALIVAFDAHRSKCYHLSAGRHVTRSNLAKANENRGFRIFEDFAYYMIELARKKRAKKIFGFRGYVYAFDSTTIDLCLEFFEWAKFRSTKGGVKIHTLLDVETQVPSFLLITEAKMNDVKAMDFIPYETSSYYVFDRAYNDFERLPRIDSMGCFFVVRAKTNMLFEFAESKENLADNILKDCKITLTGPKTKKLYDKPLRIVECYDAEDKRMFTYLTNSNKISASRVAELYKNRWLVELFFKWLKQHLTIKKIWGTSENVVKIQIHVAIITYCLVAIVHHDMKLNRSLYEILQILGISLTDKAPLQELLTVKNPEKRKSRG; encoded by the coding sequence ATGTTTAATGATCTATTCGTCTTCTCCCGGCTGGTTTCCTTCCTAGACAGAAGTAAGTTTAACCGAATCGTGCAAAAGTACAGCGGTGACCGCTATGTCAAGCATTTTACCTGCTGGAACCAGCTGTTGGCACTGATGTTCGGGCAACTGTCCAATTGCGATGAGCTGCGCGCCCTGATTGTCGCTTTTGATGCGCACCGTTCAAAATGTTACCATCTCAGTGCTGGTCGTCATGTAACCAGGAGCAATCTCGCAAAGGCTAACGAAAACAGGGGTTTCCGCATCTTCGAGGATTTCGCCTATTACATGATTGAACTCGCCCGCAAAAAACGGGCAAAGAAAATTTTCGGGTTCAGGGGATATGTCTATGCATTCGACTCGACGACGATAGATCTCTGTCTGGAGTTTTTCGAATGGGCGAAGTTTCGCTCGACAAAGGGCGGCGTCAAAATTCATACGCTTCTTGATGTCGAAACTCAAGTTCCCTCGTTCCTGTTGATTACGGAAGCCAAGATGAACGACGTGAAGGCCATGGACTTCATCCCCTACGAAACAAGCTCCTATTACGTATTTGACAGGGCCTACAATGATTTCGAACGTCTTCCACGGATTGATTCCATGGGCTGTTTCTTTGTTGTCAGAGCCAAGACAAACATGCTATTCGAATTTGCGGAATCGAAGGAAAATCTTGCTGACAACATTCTGAAGGATTGCAAGATAACCCTGACGGGACCCAAGACGAAGAAACTCTATGACAAGCCGCTCCGCATAGTGGAATGCTATGATGCGGAGGACAAGAGGATGTTCACGTACCTTACAAATTCGAACAAGATATCTGCAAGCCGGGTTGCCGAACTCTACAAGAATCGTTGGCTGGTGGAATTGTTCTTCAAGTGGCTGAAGCAGCACCTGACAATCAAGAAGATCTGGGGCACGTCGGAGAATGTCGTGAAGATTCAGATCCATGTAGCCATCATCACCTATTGCCTCGTCGCGATTGTTCACCACGACATGAAATTGAATCGTTCTCTTTACGAAATTCTTCAGATTTTAGGAATTTCGCTGACCGACAAGGCCCCACTTCAGGAACTTCTGACTGTAAAAAATCCTGAAAAAAGAAAAAGTCGAGGATGA
- a CDS encoding YhjD/YihY/BrkB family envelope integrity protein → MDFEQFIDRLTRNWPIPLRVLIISTKAFLFHHGTIRAAAMTYTSFLAVIPFFILLTAISLSLGLGSFFNTYLPILDQFFSLGLPLDDIMPLLENTEHIHLRTLGLVGSISLFITYIFAIGNLEINMNVVWENQTSRPFLKQFVAYTPLLLLAALGLAFFAMFVNHIKGGLFEIASNVSFLTIETVPQIMSAFWIVAIDVIFIALIFFAIFLLPYRKGHYSYKKLFLPSLLVSIGIWVCTCIYLIILIMLQQGIVGRMSLFYGSLAFIPLVLLFAFGFWAIMLYGNCIVWTIYGWPKSGAKKWNWVRQEGKL, encoded by the coding sequence ATGGATTTTGAACAATTTATTGATCGCCTCACCCGAAACTGGCCTATCCCACTTCGTGTGCTGATCATTTCGACAAAAGCATTCCTGTTCCACCACGGGACGATCCGCGCGGCAGCCATGACGTACACGTCCTTTCTTGCGGTAATCCCCTTCTTTATCCTTTTAACGGCGATTTCGCTTTCCCTCGGTTTAGGCTCGTTCTTCAACACGTACCTGCCGATCCTTGACCAATTCTTCTCACTCGGACTTCCGCTCGACGACATTATGCCGCTCCTCGAGAATACGGAACATATCCATTTGAGAACCTTAGGACTTGTCGGTTCGATTTCCCTCTTCATCACCTACATTTTTGCGATTGGGAACCTGGAAATCAACATGAACGTGGTCTGGGAAAACCAAACTTCCCGACCTTTTTTAAAACAGTTTGTCGCCTATACGCCTCTTTTGCTTCTCGCGGCTCTCGGTCTTGCCTTTTTTGCGATGTTTGTGAACCATATCAAGGGCGGACTTTTTGAAATCGCAAGCAATGTGAGCTTTTTGACCATCGAAACCGTTCCGCAAATCATGAGCGCATTCTGGATTGTGGCGATCGATGTGATTTTCATCGCGCTAATCTTTTTTGCCATTTTCCTCCTTCCCTACCGTAAGGGACATTATTCTTATAAGAAGCTCTTTTTGCCATCGCTTCTCGTGAGCATCGGCATCTGGGTCTGCACCTGCATTTACCTGATCATTCTAATTATGTTGCAGCAGGGCATCGTCGGCCGCATGTCGCTTTTTTACGGTTCCCTCGCCTTTATTCCGCTCGTTCTTTTATTCGCCTTTGGATTCTGGGCGATCATGCTCTACGGGAACTGCATCGTGTGGACTATTTATGGCTGGCCTAAATCCGGAGCCAAAAAATGGAACTGGGTACGGCAAGAAGGTAAATTATGA